One stretch of Nocardia mangyaensis DNA includes these proteins:
- a CDS encoding SDR family NAD(P)-dependent oxidoreductase, whose amino-acid sequence MNRYTDQVVLVTGGARGLGAAMAQRFAAEGAIVAIGDLDEVGARDLADRLEKEFGRTCLAHQVDVTSSENVGSWIDTVTRAHGRIDVLVNNAGIIRDNRIEDIDDDDWRSVLDVSLSGAFFCARAALPHMRSRNYGRIVSFSSMSWRGNFGQANYVAAKAGIVGLTRTLALETARQGITANAIAPGLIDTPMLASMNAPAREKLIAKVPQRKTGSPEDIAEAAAYLCSPAAGYVSGIVLDVDGGLGIGSSIR is encoded by the coding sequence ATGAACCGCTACACCGATCAGGTCGTTCTCGTGACCGGCGGAGCTAGAGGGCTCGGCGCAGCCATGGCCCAGCGATTCGCCGCCGAAGGCGCGATCGTGGCTATCGGCGACCTCGACGAGGTCGGCGCCCGCGACCTCGCCGACCGCCTCGAAAAGGAATTCGGTCGCACCTGCCTGGCCCATCAGGTCGACGTCACCTCCTCGGAAAACGTCGGCAGTTGGATCGACACCGTCACTCGTGCGCACGGCCGCATCGACGTCCTGGTCAACAATGCCGGAATCATCCGCGACAACCGGATCGAGGACATCGACGACGACGACTGGCGCTCGGTGCTGGATGTTTCACTCTCAGGAGCCTTCTTCTGCGCCCGAGCGGCATTGCCGCACATGCGTTCGCGCAACTACGGGCGGATCGTGTCGTTCTCCTCGATGAGCTGGCGCGGCAACTTCGGCCAAGCCAATTACGTCGCCGCAAAAGCGGGCATCGTCGGCCTCACCCGCACCCTCGCGCTCGAAACCGCTCGCCAAGGCATCACAGCCAACGCGATCGCGCCCGGCCTCATCGATACCCCCATGCTCGCTTCGATGAACGCCCCCGCCCGCGAAAAGCTGATCGCCAAAGTGCCACAACGCAAAACCGGCAGCCCCGAAGACATCGCCGAGGCCGCCGCCTACCTCTGCTCACCGGCCGCCGGCTACGTGAGCGGGATAGTTTTGGATGTCGACGGAGGCTTGGGCATCGGATCCTCGATCCGCTGA
- a CDS encoding transcriptional regulator produces the protein MAEPHPIVSLDDTVHQRIRLGILALLRSGVAMEFGVLRDQLQLTDGNLNRHLKVLKEADMIATRRSTGRGRPKTWLTITDAGRSAFDAELTGLRALIAAAEQT, from the coding sequence ATGGCTGAACCGCATCCCATCGTGAGCCTGGATGACACCGTGCACCAACGCATCCGGCTCGGCATCCTGGCGCTGCTCCGCTCCGGGGTCGCCATGGAGTTCGGCGTACTACGCGATCAGTTGCAACTCACCGACGGCAACCTGAATCGCCATCTCAAAGTCCTCAAGGAGGCCGACATGATCGCAACCCGGCGCAGCACGGGCCGGGGCCGCCCGAAGACCTGGCTCACCATCACCGACGCCGGGCGCTCCGCCTTCGACGCTGAACTGACCGGTCTGCGCGCCCTGATCGCTGCCGCCGAACAAACCTGA
- a CDS encoding RNA polymerase sigma factor, which yields MRLGDVNGPSRASEVEDLLRELLPHVLGTLARRWGDFDAAEDAVQDALLIAARRWAVEGPPDNPRGWLITVASRRLTDQYRQDAARRRRETTAAAMDAARDRVSAPADTDPTAGDDTLFLLFLCCHPSLTAESQIALTLRAVGGLTTAQIASAFLVPVSTMTRRISRAKQRMAVDGPTFGPLSERDRDERLRAVMQVLYLIFNEGYTASGGTCLQRAELAAAAIRLARLVHRLLPDEGEAAGLLALMLLTHARSAARSRPDGALVPLEKQDRGLWSAAEIREGIDLIEQTLPRSLVGPYQIQAAIAAVHSEAARAEDTDWPQIVALYELLETVAPSPVVTLNHAVARAMTDGPQAGLDMLAELGSDGRLAGYHRLIAVQAHLLEMRGDRAAARAAYRTAARRTTSLPEQRYLESRASALGPEDKPEVP from the coding sequence ATGCGGCTTGGAGATGTGAACGGCCCGAGTCGAGCATCCGAAGTCGAGGACCTGCTGCGTGAACTGCTGCCGCACGTTCTCGGCACGCTGGCACGCCGGTGGGGTGACTTCGATGCGGCCGAGGATGCGGTACAGGATGCTCTGCTGATCGCTGCCCGCCGGTGGGCGGTGGAGGGGCCACCGGACAATCCGCGGGGTTGGCTGATCACCGTCGCCTCCCGGCGGTTGACCGATCAGTACAGGCAGGATGCGGCGCGGCGCAGGCGAGAAACCACCGCCGCTGCGATGGATGCGGCTCGGGATCGAGTATCGGCCCCGGCAGACACCGATCCCACGGCAGGCGACGACACCCTGTTCCTGCTGTTTCTGTGCTGCCACCCGTCGCTGACGGCGGAGTCACAGATCGCCTTGACGCTGCGCGCGGTCGGCGGCCTGACAACGGCTCAGATCGCGAGCGCGTTCTTGGTACCCGTGTCGACGATGACCCGACGGATCAGCCGGGCAAAGCAGCGGATGGCAGTCGACGGGCCCACCTTCGGTCCGCTGTCCGAACGGGACCGTGATGAGCGCCTGCGCGCGGTGATGCAGGTGCTGTACTTGATCTTCAACGAGGGCTATACGGCCAGCGGCGGAACCTGTCTACAGCGGGCCGAGCTGGCCGCGGCAGCGATTCGCCTGGCGCGGCTGGTTCATCGGCTGCTACCCGATGAGGGCGAAGCAGCCGGTCTGCTCGCCCTCATGCTGCTCACCCACGCCCGAAGTGCTGCCCGCAGCAGACCCGACGGCGCGCTGGTACCACTCGAGAAACAAGACCGCGGCCTGTGGTCGGCCGCCGAGATCCGCGAGGGCATCGATCTGATCGAGCAGACACTACCGAGATCGCTGGTCGGCCCCTACCAGATCCAGGCGGCGATCGCGGCAGTGCACTCCGAGGCCGCTCGAGCCGAGGACACCGATTGGCCCCAGATCGTCGCGCTGTACGAACTGCTGGAAACTGTCGCACCCAGCCCTGTGGTCACGCTGAACCACGCGGTGGCCAGAGCGATGACCGATGGCCCCCAGGCCGGGCTGGACATGCTGGCCGAGCTCGGGTCCGACGGGCGACTCGCCGGCTATCACCGGCTCATCGCCGTCCAGGCGCACCTGCTGGAAATGCGGGGAGATCGTGCCGCCGCCCGCGCCGCTTATCGGACAGCGGCCCGTCGAACGACGAGTCTGCCCGAACAGCGCTACCTGGAGTCGCGCGCATCCGCGCTCGGTCCCGAGGACAAACCGGAAGTGCCGTGA
- a CDS encoding YciI family protein: MKYLLLIYSAPQTWSALTPEERARVVREHSALERELTESGEYIGGSALADPEQSKAVRFRDGSPVVTDGPYLEAKEHLAGYDMIDCESMERAMEIVARNPHIRLGGVEVRPLIDPCGLEM; this comes from the coding sequence ATGAAATATCTGTTGCTCATCTACAGCGCGCCCCAGACTTGGTCCGCGCTGACACCGGAAGAACGTGCGCGCGTAGTACGCGAGCACTCCGCGCTCGAACGAGAACTCACCGAGTCCGGCGAATACATCGGCGGCAGCGCCCTCGCCGACCCGGAACAATCCAAAGCGGTCCGCTTCCGCGACGGTTCCCCGGTTGTCACGGATGGCCCTTACCTCGAGGCCAAGGAGCATCTCGCCGGGTACGACATGATCGACTGCGAGAGCATGGAACGGGCCATGGAGATTGTCGCTCGCAACCCGCACATCAGGCTGGGCGGGGTAGAAGTGCGACCTCTCATTGACCCATGCGGCTTGGAGATGTGA
- a CDS encoding MFS transporter, protein MPHDPQPRRWRVLALLATAFFMTILDSTIVVTALPSIAADLGMDDVGGQWVVTAYVLAFGALLLFFGRVADLLGRRRMFIGGNALWVAASLLCGLAPSGELLIAGRGLQGLAAAVIAPAALSIVMVTFPAGPERNKALALWGGLGGVGATVGLVLGGLITDGLGWEFIFFVNVPVGIVVGALSLSLLRESREAGAPRTFDVAGAVLVTAALSLLVYAITQIPTVGWSHPRTLGLFVVACVFGGLLIVVESRCAAPLVPGRILRSRLLIGGNLLIFTAGMAVDGLLITLTAYVQRVLEWSALQFGLLAAVMTVTSVVAIVAVERSIDHIGMKWAAVAGSTLLGAGCLILVSTAGAVGSVSILVAGLLVFGAGMGAAFVSAQIAALTDVRAGHSGLAAGLVDTSFSIGSCLGVALATTAALIGGYQTAFAATAVIAAVGVVIGLTLLHRPSRTADEVPDLADELVNDRL, encoded by the coding sequence ATGCCTCACGATCCGCAACCACGTCGTTGGCGTGTCCTGGCACTGCTCGCGACAGCCTTTTTCATGACGATCCTGGACTCCACCATCGTCGTGACCGCGCTGCCGAGCATCGCCGCGGATCTGGGAATGGACGACGTGGGCGGGCAATGGGTGGTCACTGCCTACGTGCTGGCCTTCGGTGCGCTGCTGCTGTTCTTCGGCCGAGTGGCGGATCTCCTCGGGCGTCGCCGGATGTTCATCGGCGGAAACGCGCTGTGGGTGGCAGCGTCGTTGCTGTGCGGCCTGGCTCCCTCCGGCGAGCTCCTGATCGCCGGCCGCGGCCTGCAAGGCCTCGCCGCGGCCGTCATCGCTCCCGCGGCGTTGTCCATCGTCATGGTGACTTTTCCCGCGGGGCCTGAGCGGAACAAGGCGCTCGCCCTCTGGGGCGGGCTCGGCGGCGTAGGAGCGACCGTGGGGCTGGTGCTCGGCGGGTTGATCACCGACGGACTCGGCTGGGAGTTCATCTTCTTCGTGAATGTGCCTGTCGGGATCGTCGTCGGCGCGCTGTCGCTGAGCCTGCTGCGGGAAAGCCGGGAGGCGGGGGCACCGCGGACCTTCGATGTGGCCGGAGCGGTGCTGGTGACTGCGGCGCTGAGCCTGCTCGTCTACGCGATCACGCAGATTCCCACTGTCGGCTGGTCGCATCCCCGGACCCTTGGCCTGTTCGTCGTGGCGTGCGTCTTCGGTGGGTTGCTGATAGTTGTCGAGAGTCGCTGCGCCGCTCCGCTGGTTCCTGGCCGGATTCTGCGTTCACGCCTGCTGATCGGCGGTAATCTCCTGATCTTCACGGCCGGGATGGCCGTGGACGGCCTGCTGATCACCTTGACCGCCTATGTTCAGCGCGTGCTGGAATGGTCGGCGCTGCAGTTCGGACTGCTGGCCGCGGTGATGACCGTGACATCCGTGGTCGCCATCGTTGCGGTCGAACGGTCGATCGACCACATCGGGATGAAATGGGCGGCGGTGGCCGGCAGTACGCTGCTCGGAGCGGGATGCCTGATCCTGGTCTCCACGGCCGGCGCCGTCGGCTCGGTGAGCATTCTGGTTGCCGGTCTGCTGGTTTTCGGTGCAGGGATGGGCGCGGCTTTCGTCAGCGCCCAGATCGCTGCCCTCACCGACGTGCGCGCCGGCCATTCGGGGCTCGCTGCCGGATTGGTGGACACCTCGTTCAGCATCGGTAGCTGCCTCGGGGTGGCGCTTGCCACCACTGCGGCACTGATCGGCGGGTATCAGACGGCATTCGCGGCCACCGCGGTGATCGCGGCTGTGGGCGTGGTGATCGGGCTGACTCTGCTCCATCGGCCGTCGCGAACGGCGGACGAGGTTCCCGATCTGGCCGACGAACTGGTGAACGATCGTCTGTGA
- a CDS encoding cytochrome P450, which translates to MYPPGPRLPAIAQTMRYVQARERFMTATARRYGDTFTLRLVPPYARHLVVFTRPEHIREIFAASPTDLHAGESNGILRPLLGDHSVLITDEAEHARARRLLMPAFTGPALAGYRKMIEQIAGTHVETWQPGSTVRSLDAMTGITLDVIGEVVLGVADPRRRDLLGPPMRRVTDIAPLTLLGSRYPALQNRGPWKRFQRDRASLDAHLYAEIEQRRTGSDAPGADVLSRLMAAGSGDDAPLTPDELRDQLVTLLAAGHETTSAALSWALHELAADPVQQDLARRAALDGDTAYLEAVMKEALRYHWVIGGVVRKLTRDMVIGGHELPAEAVVATSILLAHKRPEAFPDAVFRPGRFLDGSVAPNTWLPFGGGVRRCIGAGFALMEGAAVLQEILRRHVLSPPASATPRGRIRNITHVPSDGAPILVN; encoded by the coding sequence ATGTACCCGCCCGGCCCCCGACTACCCGCGATCGCACAGACGATGCGGTATGTGCAAGCACGGGAGCGGTTCATGACCGCCACCGCCCGCCGATACGGCGACACCTTCACCCTGCGCTTGGTGCCGCCGTACGCCCGACATCTGGTCGTGTTCACCCGGCCCGAACACATCCGCGAGATCTTCGCCGCCTCCCCCACCGACCTGCACGCCGGCGAGAGCAACGGCATCCTGCGTCCGCTACTCGGCGATCATTCGGTGCTCATCACCGACGAGGCCGAGCACGCTCGCGCCCGCCGCCTGCTGATGCCCGCCTTCACCGGGCCCGCCCTGGCCGGTTATCGCAAGATGATCGAGCAGATCGCCGGCACCCACGTGGAGACCTGGCAGCCGGGGTCGACGGTCCGCAGCCTGGACGCGATGACCGGGATCACCCTCGATGTCATCGGCGAGGTGGTGCTCGGCGTCGCCGATCCGCGCCGCCGCGACCTACTCGGTCCACCCATGCGCCGCGTCACCGACATCGCCCCGCTCACCCTGCTCGGTTCCCGCTACCCAGCCCTGCAGAACCGCGGCCCCTGGAAGCGGTTCCAGCGCGACCGGGCCAGTCTGGACGCCCACCTCTACGCCGAGATCGAGCAGCGACGCACCGGCAGCGACGCACCGGGCGCTGATGTGCTGTCGCGACTGATGGCAGCGGGCAGCGGCGACGACGCCCCGCTCACCCCGGACGAACTCCGCGATCAGTTGGTCACCCTGCTCGCCGCCGGGCACGAGACGACCTCGGCCGCACTGTCCTGGGCGCTACACGAGCTGGCCGCCGACCCCGTCCAGCAGGACCTCGCCCGCCGAGCCGCGCTCGACGGCGACACCGCTTACCTCGAAGCGGTGATGAAGGAAGCACTGCGCTACCACTGGGTCATCGGAGGGGTCGTGCGAAAGCTCACCCGCGACATGGTGATCGGCGGCCACGAGCTGCCCGCAGAAGCCGTCGTCGCGACCTCGATCCTGCTCGCGCACAAGCGGCCCGAGGCCTTCCCGGACGCGGTGTTCCGACCCGGTCGATTCCTCGACGGCAGCGTGGCGCCGAATACCTGGCTGCCGTTCGGCGGTGGGGTGCGCCGGTGCATCGGAGCGGGTTTCGCGCTGATGGAGGGCGCGGCGGTGCTTCAAGAGATCCTGCGCCGCCATGTCCTGTCCCCGCCCGCGTCCGCGACCCCGCGGGGCCGGATCCGCAACATCACGCATGTGCCGTCCGACGGAGCTCCGATTCTGGTCAACTGA
- a CDS encoding TetR/AcrR family transcriptional regulator, with translation MSASSLRSRVRSEMSQEIKEAARARLAMDGANLSLRAVARDLGIVASALYRYFPSRDALLTALIVDAYRDLRDAAQQAVEAVPAHQPRGQWLAVCCAVRAWALAHPAEYGLLYGTPVPGYAAPPETVEPAAAVLLLLARIVGESHELQAPDIEPVPEALRADLRTLIDQRGESMSEEQLDRVLLAWTHLFGAITFEVFGRMDDLIRARDEYFQRHVLLIADLVGLPG, from the coding sequence ATGTCCGCTTCGTCGCTCCGCTCGCGCGTCCGCTCCGAGATGAGCCAGGAGATCAAGGAGGCCGCCCGGGCCCGGTTGGCCATGGACGGCGCGAACCTGTCACTGCGCGCGGTCGCCCGGGACCTGGGGATCGTCGCGTCGGCGCTGTATCGCTACTTCCCGAGCCGGGACGCCCTGCTCACCGCGCTGATCGTGGACGCCTACCGGGATCTGCGCGACGCCGCGCAGCAGGCCGTCGAGGCGGTACCCGCGCACCAGCCGCGCGGCCAGTGGCTCGCGGTCTGCTGCGCGGTGCGGGCCTGGGCGCTCGCGCACCCGGCGGAATACGGGCTGCTCTACGGCACGCCGGTGCCGGGGTACGCGGCACCGCCCGAGACGGTGGAGCCGGCCGCCGCGGTACTTCTGTTGCTGGCCCGGATCGTCGGCGAGAGCCACGAACTCCAGGCTCCGGACATCGAGCCGGTGCCGGAGGCCCTCCGAGCCGACCTGCGGACACTCATCGATCAACGCGGCGAGAGCATGTCCGAGGAGCAACTGGACCGCGTGCTGCTCGCCTGGACACACTTGTTCGGAGCGATCACCTTCGAGGTGTTCGGCCGTATGGACGACCTCATCCGAGCGCGCGACGAGTATTTCCAACGCCACGTTCTGCTCATCGCGGACCTGGTCGGTCTGCCTGGCTGA
- a CDS encoding NAD-dependent epimerase/dehydratase family protein, whose protein sequence is MSLHVVVGAGPVGSATALLLAERGERVRLLTRSGGGPAHDHIERIAADAADVDALIRHATGAVALYCCAGPPYDRWVTDWPPLGAALLRAAEATGAIYVATSNLYGYGPVDGPMTEDLPMRATTVKGRVRARLWEEALAAHRAGRVRAAEVRGSDYLGAGAVTPLSVLVLPKVLAGHRVSVPAALDVAHSWTYAGDVARTLVAVAASPSHLGRPWHVPTPPPRSIRAMAERIAELSGAPQARIRSMPAVALRLAGYFDRNAKEMVEMQYQLRYPFVLDSSAATDTFGIAPTPTDDALREMIAAERAGAVERS, encoded by the coding sequence ATGTCCCTACATGTCGTAGTCGGAGCTGGACCTGTCGGGTCCGCGACCGCCCTGCTGCTCGCCGAGCGCGGTGAGCGGGTGCGCCTGCTGACCCGCAGCGGCGGTGGCCCCGCGCACGACCACATCGAGCGGATAGCCGCCGACGCCGCCGACGTCGACGCGCTGATCCGCCATGCCACCGGCGCGGTAGCGCTGTACTGCTGCGCGGGCCCGCCCTATGACCGGTGGGTCACCGACTGGCCACCGCTGGGCGCGGCCCTTCTCCGGGCAGCCGAGGCCACCGGCGCGATCTACGTGGCGACCAGCAATCTGTACGGGTACGGACCGGTCGACGGCCCGATGACCGAGGATCTGCCGATGCGCGCGACTACCGTCAAAGGGCGAGTTCGGGCGCGGCTGTGGGAAGAGGCGCTGGCCGCGCACCGGGCCGGACGTGTCAGGGCCGCGGAAGTACGTGGATCGGACTACCTGGGAGCCGGTGCGGTGACCCCGCTCAGCGTGCTGGTGCTGCCCAAAGTGCTGGCAGGTCACCGCGTGTCCGTGCCCGCCGCTCTCGACGTCGCGCACAGCTGGACCTACGCCGGGGACGTCGCCCGCACGCTGGTCGCGGTCGCCGCGTCGCCCTCTCATCTGGGCCGCCCCTGGCATGTGCCCACCCCGCCGCCGCGCTCGATCCGGGCCATGGCGGAACGGATCGCCGAGCTGTCCGGCGCACCGCAGGCCCGGATTCGGAGCATGCCCGCGGTGGCGCTGCGATTGGCGGGGTACTTCGATCGAAACGCCAAGGAGATGGTCGAGATGCAATATCAACTCCGGTACCCGTTCGTGCTCGATTCCTCCGCGGCCACCGACACTTTCGGTATCGCTCCGACTCCCACCGACGACGCCCTGCGCGAGATGATCGCCGCGGAGCGCGCCGGCGCCGTGGAGCGCTCATGA
- a CDS encoding GAF and ANTAR domain-containing protein yields MPEAPLSTREREASLLEAFVQMADTLVDDYDIVDVLHELVSHCVRLLDAAAAGIVLSDQRGSLQVLASSTEQTRMLELYQLQTSEGPCWDCVHGGEPVSVTDLRSETDRWPLFVPRALEEGFVAVHALPMRLRHETIGALNLFGREPGPMPAQDLRTAQALADTATIGILQERAIHRGEMLTEQLQVALTNRITIEQAKGVLAHAGNLDMDQAFQALRAYGRRRSTRLSDIAHQLVTGATTARTVLDD; encoded by the coding sequence ATGCCCGAGGCGCCGCTGTCGACCAGAGAACGAGAAGCCAGTCTTTTGGAGGCGTTTGTCCAAATGGCGGACACGCTGGTCGACGATTACGACATCGTGGACGTGCTCCACGAGCTCGTTTCCCACTGTGTTCGTCTCCTCGATGCCGCCGCAGCCGGAATCGTGCTTTCCGACCAACGGGGCAGTCTGCAAGTGCTCGCCTCCTCTACCGAACAGACCCGCATGCTCGAGCTGTACCAACTCCAGACCAGCGAAGGTCCGTGCTGGGATTGCGTGCACGGCGGCGAACCGGTCTCGGTCACCGATCTCCGCTCCGAGACAGACCGCTGGCCGCTGTTCGTCCCCCGCGCTCTCGAAGAAGGTTTCGTCGCCGTCCACGCGTTGCCGATGCGTCTACGCCACGAGACCATCGGTGCGCTGAACCTCTTCGGCCGCGAGCCGGGTCCCATGCCCGCACAAGATCTTCGGACAGCTCAAGCCCTCGCTGATACCGCGACGATCGGAATCCTGCAAGAACGGGCGATCCATCGCGGTGAGATGCTGACCGAGCAACTGCAGGTCGCGCTGACCAATCGCATCACCATCGAACAAGCCAAAGGCGTACTCGCGCACGCGGGAAACCTCGACATGGACCAGGCATTCCAAGCATTGCGGGCCTACGGGCGGCGACGAAGTACACGGCTGTCCGATATCGCTCATCAACTGGTCACCGGCGCGACCACAGCGCGCACTGTTCTCGACGATTGA